Sequence from the Ancalomicrobiaceae bacterium S20 genome:
CGGCCGGTCTCAAGCTGCGCCTGATCGCCGGCGTCGCCGCGGCCGAGGCGCTGGCCGGCTGAAGGCCGGCAGGGCCGAAGAGCTATGGGCAGGCGGATGGCCCGCCGGCCGGGGTCCGCGATCGAGGCTCACCGGCAGGACAGGGTGACCGTCCTGCCGTTCGCCTCGGGCGGCAGCGACGCGGTACGGCTGCCGGCCGCGCCGCAGGACCATTCGACGAAATAGTCCTTGCGCGTGCCGTAGCAGGGATCGCTGATCCGGTTGACGTCGACCCGGTAGGTGCAGACCGGCCGGCCGTTGCAGGCAGCGCGGATGTCACTGATCTCCGAACCGGACTGCGGGCACTGGCGGCCATAGATGGCGCGGCGAACCTGAATCGTCGGCTGCGGCCGATTGAAGCCCTGCGAACCGAATCCCGGGCCGCGCGGCAGGCCGCGGGCGCCGCCCGGCGCGCCGCAGTTGCAGACCGACATGCGGCCGGGGACCGTGGTCGTCCAATTGCCGTCCCAGCCGGTGCGGCCGCAGACGGCCGGGCACTTGCGCTGGGCATCTTCGTTGCTCCAGATCGGGCCGGCCTCGACATTGAAGGCCTGCGCGATCGGCGCCTCAGTGAGAATGGCGAGCGCGAACAGCCCCGCGCGGGCGATCGTCTTTGCAATCATCGATGAAACCTCTTGGCCGGAAATGCGGCAGTCGGAGACGGACGCGCCGGCCGCGCGATGTATGCGGCCGAGGCTTTCGCACTATGACGGCGGCGTCACCTTCCGCAAGGGCCACTTTACTTTTCGCAGCGCTGGACCGGGGTCGCAGATCGGGTATCCGTGCGGGCTCGACGAAGGACCTTGGCCCCCGGTGCTTGCTTGTGACGCAAGCCATCTTCGATCGGGTGGGTTCACTCCGGTCCGGCCTTGCTCTAATCCCATGCACCATGGCAGCGCGGTCGCGCGGCCCATGCGCGGCGGGCGAGATCGACATCCATGCGTCTACTGGTTCTCGGACACGGCTATTCGGCGCGCCATGCGGTCGCCGCCCTCGCGGCGGATGCGAGTTCGGTCGCGGCGACCACACGCTCGGCCGACAAGGCGGCGCGGCTCGCCGCGCGCGGCATCGCGGCGGTCGCCTATGACGGGGCCGCGCCGTCGCTGGCCGTCGCCGCGGCCATTGCGGACGCGACTCACATCCTGGTCTCGGCCGGGCCGGACGCGGCCGGGGATCCGTTCCTGCGCCACCACGCAGCCGACGTCGTCCAAGCTGCCGCGGCCGGCGGGCTCGCCTGGATCGGCTACTATTCGACCATCGGCGTGTTCGGCGACACCGGCGGGGCCTGGATCGACGATCGCGATCCCGCGAACCCGATGTCGGAGCGCACGCGCTGGCGCGTCGCGGCCGAGGACGCCTGGACGGCGGCGGGTGCCGCCGGCGGCGTGCCGGTCGCGGCTCTCCGGCTCGGCGGCATCTACGGGCCGGGTCGCAACGCCTTCGTCAATCTGGCGGCCGGAACCGCCAAGCGCGTGATCCGTCCGGGGCAGATATTCAACCGCATCCATGTCGAGGACATCGGCCTCGTCACCGCCGCCGCGCTGCGGGCGCGCGCCGCCGGGCCGATCAGCGTCGTCGACGACGAGCCGGCGCCGCCGCAGGACCCGATCACCTTCGCGGCCGGGCTGATGGGCATCGAACCGCCGCCGGCCGTGCCGTTCGAAGAGGCCGAGTTCAGCCCGATGGCGCGGAGTTTCTGGGCCGAGAACCGCCGCGTCCGCAACACGAGACTGCGGCAGGAGCTCGGCGTGACGCTCGCCTATCCGAGCTATCGGGAAGGGCTCGCCGGGCTCTGGACGAGCGGCACCTGGGCCGGCGGCCCGGAGGACAAGGAAGAGGCGAGCCCGCGGTTCCGCCGCGGGGCGACGGGGGGGTAGCCCCCCGCTCTCAATGCGCCTCGTCCCAATTGTGCGCCGCGCGGGCATCGACCTTCAGCGGCACGCGCAGCGTCACCGCGGGCTCGGCCGCCGTCTCCATCACCTCTCGCACAACAGGCAAGGTCGCCTCGATCTCGGCGTCGGGTACTTCGAAGATCAGTTCGTCGTGCACCTGTAGCAGCATGCGCGCCGAGAGCTTCGCCGCCGCCAGCGCCGGCTCCATGCGGATCATGGCGCGGCGGATGACATCGGCGGCCGAGCCCTGGATCGGGGCGTTGATCGCGGCGCGTT
This genomic interval carries:
- a CDS encoding mannan-binding protein; translated protein: MIAKTIARAGLFALAILTEAPIAQAFNVEAGPIWSNEDAQRKCPAVCGRTGWDGNWTTTVPGRMSVCNCGAPGGARGLPRGPGFGSQGFNRPQPTIQVRRAIYGRQCPQSGSEISDIRAACNGRPVCTYRVDVNRISDPCYGTRKDYFVEWSCGAAGSRTASLPPEANGRTVTLSCR
- a CDS encoding NAD(P)H-binding protein, producing MRLLVLGHGYSARHAVAALAADASSVAATTRSADKAARLAARGIAAVAYDGAAPSLAVAAAIADATHILVSAGPDAAGDPFLRHHAADVVQAAAAGGLAWIGYYSTIGVFGDTGGAWIDDRDPANPMSERTRWRVAAEDAWTAAGAAGGVPVAALRLGGIYGPGRNAFVNLAAGTAKRVIRPGQIFNRIHVEDIGLVTAAALRARAAGPISVVDDEPAPPQDPITFAAGLMGIEPPPAVPFEEAEFSPMARSFWAENRRVRNTRLRQELGVTLAYPSYREGLAGLWTSGTWAGGPEDKEEASPRFRRGATGG